The Hymenobacter sp. 5317J-9 genome has a window encoding:
- a CDS encoding 2Fe-2S iron-sulfur cluster-binding protein: protein MAKITFDGIEVEVPDGTTILNAARQIGGSVVPPAMCYYTPLKGSGGKCRACLVKVSAGSAKDPRPMPKLVASCITTVQDGMVVENTINQQVLDVRKGIVEMLLINHPLDCPVCDQAGECDLQDFAFEHGVSTTRYEEERRTFEKIDIGPLIQLHMTRCILCYRCVYTADQLTPERVHGVLGRGDASEIGTYIENIIDNEFSGNVIDVCPVGALTDKTFRFKQRVWFTKPVNAHRDCENEKCCGRVTLWYKGKDVLRVTARKDQYGEVKEWICNTCRFDKKETSDWVLEGPAHINRASVISANHYELPVINPQVLADLPESTTRELERNPPLRLGGING from the coding sequence ATGGCTAAAATAACCTTCGACGGCATTGAGGTAGAGGTTCCGGACGGAACCACTATCCTGAACGCGGCCCGCCAGATTGGCGGGAGCGTGGTGCCGCCCGCCATGTGCTACTACACCCCGCTAAAGGGCTCGGGCGGCAAGTGCCGCGCCTGCCTCGTCAAGGTTTCGGCCGGCTCGGCGAAAGACCCGCGGCCCATGCCCAAGCTGGTGGCCTCGTGCATTACCACGGTGCAGGACGGCATGGTGGTGGAAAATACCATCAACCAGCAGGTGCTGGATGTGCGCAAAGGCATCGTGGAGATGCTGCTCATCAACCACCCGCTCGACTGCCCGGTGTGCGACCAGGCCGGCGAGTGCGACCTGCAGGATTTCGCCTTCGAGCACGGCGTGAGCACCACCCGCTACGAGGAAGAGCGCCGCACCTTCGAGAAAATCGACATCGGCCCGCTCATCCAGCTGCACATGACGCGCTGCATTCTGTGCTACCGCTGCGTGTACACCGCCGACCAGCTTACTCCCGAGCGCGTGCACGGCGTACTGGGCCGCGGTGATGCCTCAGAAATTGGCACCTACATCGAAAACATCATCGACAACGAGTTCAGCGGCAACGTCATCGACGTATGCCCGGTGGGCGCGCTGACCGACAAGACCTTCCGCTTCAAACAGCGCGTGTGGTTCACGAAACCCGTGAACGCTCACCGCGACTGCGAGAACGAGAAGTGCTGCGGTCGGGTAACTCTTTGGTACAAAGGCAAGGATGTGCTTCGCGTAACGGCCCGCAAAGACCAATATGGTGAAGTGAAAGAGTGGATTTGCAACACCTGCCGCTTCGATAAAAAGGAAACCTCGGACTGGGTGCTCGAAGGCCCGGCGCACATCAACCGCGCCTCGGTTATCTCGGCCAACCACTACGAGCTGCCGGTTATCAACCCCCAGGTGTTGGCCGACTTGCCGGAAAGCACCACCCGCGAACTGGAACGCAACCCGCCCCTCCGCTTGGGCGGGATTAATGGCTAA
- the nuoH gene encoding NADH-quinone oxidoreductase subunit NuoH, with protein sequence MTLPALGWQGLVVLVVFGVSLLIATYSTYAERVIAAFLQDRVGPDRAGPFGLLQPLADAVKLFTKEEFFPAGANRALFVFGPCLAMVTALMSSAVIPFGNFLQFGDTIIHLQGIEINVGMLYVFGMVSLGVYGIMIGGWASNNKFSLLGAIRAASQNISYEIAMGLALIAVLMMSGTLSLREITLQQSVAGEWHFWNIAKQPLGFIIFIVCAFAETNRTPFDLPECETELIGGYHTEYSSMKMGLYLFAEYINVFVASAVMSVLYFGGFNFPFQYELRDWLVSSRGLELVTAQNIITILGLVGLFAKIFGFIFFFMWVRWTLPRFRYDQLMRLGWTILIPLAIFNIMLTGGLITFGVIK encoded by the coding sequence ATGACTCTTCCCGCTCTGGGCTGGCAAGGCCTCGTCGTTCTGGTAGTTTTCGGCGTTTCGCTGCTGATTGCCACGTATTCTACTTATGCCGAGCGCGTGATTGCCGCGTTTCTGCAGGACCGGGTGGGCCCGGACCGCGCCGGCCCCTTCGGCCTGCTGCAGCCGCTGGCCGATGCCGTGAAGCTCTTCACCAAAGAGGAGTTCTTCCCGGCCGGTGCCAACCGCGCGCTGTTCGTATTTGGCCCCTGCCTGGCCATGGTCACGGCCCTGATGTCGTCGGCGGTTATTCCATTCGGCAACTTCCTGCAGTTCGGTGATACCATTATTCACCTGCAAGGCATTGAAATCAATGTTGGCATGCTCTACGTGTTCGGCATGGTGTCGCTGGGCGTATACGGCATCATGATTGGTGGATGGGCTTCGAACAACAAGTTCTCGCTGCTCGGCGCCATCCGCGCTGCCTCGCAAAACATCAGCTACGAAATCGCCATGGGCCTCGCCCTAATTGCCGTGCTGATGATGTCGGGCACCTTGTCGCTGCGCGAAATCACGCTGCAGCAGTCGGTGGCCGGCGAGTGGCACTTCTGGAACATTGCCAAGCAGCCGCTGGGCTTCATCATCTTCATCGTGTGTGCTTTCGCCGAGACGAACCGGACGCCCTTCGACTTGCCGGAGTGCGAGACTGAGCTGATTGGCGGCTACCACACCGAGTACAGCTCCATGAAAATGGGCTTGTACCTGTTTGCGGAGTACATCAACGTATTCGTGGCGTCGGCCGTGATGAGCGTGCTGTATTTCGGCGGCTTCAATTTCCCCTTCCAATATGAGTTGCGTGATTGGCTGGTGTCGAGCCGCGGCCTGGAATTGGTGACGGCCCAAAACATCATCACCATCCTCGGCTTGGTGGGCTTGTTTGCCAAAATTTTCGGCTTCATCTTCTTCTTCATGTGGGTGCGCTGGACCCTGCCGCGCTTCCGCTACGACCAATTGATGCGCCTGG
- the nuoF gene encoding NADH-quinone oxidoreductase subunit NuoF, which translates to MGRKLLTEHINVEGINTFEVYRKHGGYRSVEKALKTMTPDEVVEEVKKSGLRGRGGAGFPTGMKWSFLAKPEGVPRYLVCNADESEPGTFKDRQLMSKLPHLLIEGMITGSYALGARTSYIYIRGELLYVLRILEKAIAEAYAAGFLGENILGSGYSLDLHVHPGAGAYICGEETALLESLEGKRGNPRNKPPFPAVQGLYARPTVVNNVETIAAVVPIVNEGGDEYAKLGVGKSTGTKLISACGHLNKPGIYEIELGVPVEEFIYSDEYCGGIWKGRDLKAVVAGGSSVPILPKELILKTAAGENRLMTYESLSDGGFITGTMLGSGGFIAMDETTCIVKNTWNFSRFYHHESCGQCSPCREGTGWMEKVLHRLEHGHGSMHDIDLLVSVAKQIEGNTICPLGEAAAWPVAAAVRHFRHEFEWHVTNPKEATMPGAAYRNAPVLA; encoded by the coding sequence ATGGGCCGCAAGCTATTAACTGAACATATCAACGTCGAGGGCATCAACACCTTCGAGGTGTACCGCAAGCACGGCGGCTACCGCTCCGTGGAAAAGGCGCTCAAAACCATGACGCCCGACGAAGTGGTGGAAGAAGTGAAGAAGTCGGGCCTGCGTGGCCGCGGCGGCGCCGGTTTCCCCACGGGCATGAAATGGAGCTTCCTGGCCAAGCCCGAAGGCGTGCCGCGCTACCTTGTCTGCAACGCCGACGAATCGGAGCCGGGCACCTTCAAGGACCGTCAACTGATGTCGAAACTGCCCCACCTGCTCATCGAGGGCATGATTACGGGCAGCTACGCGCTAGGCGCACGCACCAGCTACATCTACATCCGCGGCGAGTTGTTGTACGTGCTGCGCATTCTGGAAAAGGCCATTGCCGAAGCCTACGCGGCTGGTTTCCTGGGCGAGAACATCCTCGGCTCGGGTTACTCCTTGGATTTGCACGTGCACCCCGGCGCCGGCGCCTACATCTGCGGCGAGGAAACTGCGCTGCTGGAGTCACTGGAAGGCAAGCGCGGCAACCCGCGCAACAAGCCGCCGTTCCCGGCCGTGCAGGGCCTCTACGCCCGCCCTACGGTGGTGAACAACGTAGAAACCATCGCGGCAGTCGTTCCCATTGTGAACGAAGGCGGCGACGAGTACGCCAAACTGGGCGTGGGCAAAAGCACGGGTACCAAGCTGATTTCCGCTTGCGGCCACCTGAATAAGCCCGGCATCTACGAAATCGAGCTCGGTGTGCCGGTGGAGGAATTCATCTACTCCGATGAGTACTGCGGCGGTATCTGGAAAGGGCGCGACCTGAAAGCTGTGGTAGCTGGCGGTTCTTCCGTGCCGATTCTGCCCAAAGAGCTCATTCTAAAAACCGCTGCCGGCGAAAACCGCCTGATGACTTACGAGTCGCTCAGCGACGGCGGCTTCATCACGGGTACCATGCTGGGCTCCGGCGGCTTCATTGCGATGGACGAAACCACGTGCATCGTGAAGAATACCTGGAACTTCAGCCGTTTCTACCACCACGAGTCGTGTGGGCAGTGCTCGCCCTGCCGCGAGGGCACCGGCTGGATGGAGAAAGTGTTGCACCGCTTGGAGCACGGCCACGGCTCGATGCACGACATCGACCTACTGGTGAGCGTAGCCAAGCAGATTGAAGGCAATACCATTTGCCCGCTGGGCGAAGCGGCCGCCTGGCCGGTAGCTGCGGCCGTGCGTCATTTCCGCCACGAGTTTGAGTGGCACGTGACCAATCCCAAGGAGGCCACAATGCCCGGCGCGGCTTACCGCAATGCCCCGGTTCTGGCGTAA